One Novipirellula galeiformis DNA segment encodes these proteins:
- a CDS encoding GNAT family N-acetyltransferase gives MPSESDRPASIQFVPIEFQSNVYGQAIALRHAVLRQPLGLAYSERQLAAEHDQLHFGMLRGDDLLACVSVILRSPTAAKIRQMAVDAAFQGRGIGFELLCRVELELKMKGVQSIQLHARKVAVGFYERLGYVVTGEPFTEVTLPHIKMSKTIFDAFSVVDLVKDPP, from the coding sequence ATGCCGAGCGAAAGTGACCGTCCCGCCTCGATCCAATTCGTTCCCATCGAATTTCAGTCCAATGTGTATGGTCAAGCGATTGCGCTGCGTCACGCAGTGCTTCGTCAACCGCTGGGGCTAGCGTACAGCGAGCGCCAGCTTGCTGCGGAACATGACCAGCTGCATTTTGGTATGCTCCGAGGCGATGACTTGCTCGCATGTGTGTCAGTAATACTGCGTTCACCGACCGCAGCAAAAATTCGTCAAATGGCCGTGGATGCCGCATTCCAAGGTCGAGGGATCGGATTTGAACTGCTCTGCCGAGTCGAATTGGAATTGAAGATGAAAGGGGTGCAATCGATTCAGCTGCATGCTCGCAAGGTGGCTGTGGGGTTCTATGAGCGGCTTGGTTATGTGGTCACGGGAGAACCGTTTACCGAGGTCACGCTGCCTCATATCAAGATGAGCAAAACGATTTTTGACGCATTTTCCGTAGTGGATCTTGTCAAAGATCCCCCATGA
- a CDS encoding DUF1294 domain-containing protein: protein MLIGFAISTLVASLITAILYAWDKRAAQTGRRRISERTLLGWSLVGGWPGGWIAGRWLRHKTYKRSYRIQFALAATLNLIAVAAVVYTWH from the coding sequence ATGTTAATCGGTTTCGCAATTTCGACACTGGTAGCAAGTTTGATCACCGCAATTCTGTACGCGTGGGACAAACGCGCTGCACAAACGGGTCGGCGTCGGATTTCCGAGCGAACGCTACTGGGGTGGTCGCTCGTCGGTGGATGGCCTGGGGGCTGGATCGCCGGTCGTTGGCTGCGTCACAAAACCTATAAACGATCTTATCGAATCCAATTCGCGTTGGCCGCCACTCTAAATCTGATTGCCGTGGCAGCCGTTGTTTACACATGGCATTGA
- a CDS encoding PVC-type heme-binding CxxCH protein, whose amino-acid sequence MPIRYRTSQNVAFTVALLSLALLGHALLGGAVQAESIQLRDGQRVALVGNSTAERMNLFGNLETLLQLRTHDQRIQFRNFGWPADEVANQQRPGNYTLIDDPFKVYGADFFLCFFGFNESFAGDSPEAIETFVANYRAYLSKITTEFTVDGRKPSFILVTPIAFESTGNRLHADAVSRNAILAKYAEAVRQLGKSENYRVVDVFASTQELFSREPGAQFTINGIHLNEQGDVELARMIDAQLFDEPAPQVDGAQMEKLRTAINDKSWLHLQDYRMLNGWYVYGGRRTWDTETFPTEFRKIRQMVAVRDRYVWDIAAGRPVADQPDDSGTGEVFIPETMFGSRDEKFRQFREPKTLEYPTPEESISQMTVPEDFRVELFASEREFPELANPTQLAFDEKGRLWVSCMVNYPQWLPGSSRPSDRLLILEDTDGDGKADKCTTFYDKLICPTGFEFYDGGVLVVDEPRIIHLKDTDGDDQADVVVHMLDGLATDDTHHTMGAWEFSHGGLMYMQEGVSMSTTLETPWGPFRNHGPSGSYVWDIESLKIRHFRTPAYGNPWCLVFDKWGMGVIGDGTGAQQHWSSLFSGAAVRSRSSVQPIFNNEGMRPAVGSEFLTSRHFPEAYHDHFIYACVINMHGMPKFTIEDEPGTAGFTGKRIEDLLSSTDMFFRPVDPKVGPDGAVWFGDWCNALIGHMQYSQRDPNRDHEHGRVYRMVYDKKPLIEPVLQDKKSVDELLEQLSTYELRTRYRVRRALHDRDENEVLTKASAWLGDSNDPMRMCEVLWLQEFFHQVDPALVNRIMKSEDFHARSAAIHVVGNQWEWMENPNEILRQSILDEHPRVRLETLRALSFQQTIESVEISLRIYENSRDSWIDYVFEHTLQALRPVWEKASEDPEYLASLSPESQKVLRDYQHSTGPGRDIYVPLRTVMNPDKKSEHDKALAKLVAAGGGSMDNGSKVFERACAACHLHGKLGKEFGPKLTDVGSRFSREQLIRSIVWPNEEISKGFETVQVLTYDGQPFAGFILAEDETTLTLGIANGKVEKIDKEEIEIRKEMKASSMPEGLLETISPGEFLDLIAFLNDGWISTDANKQLKLRKHGEFEEVSRDAQLKLGASFQSQYSEEASLFLSGKSPKKFDFAFHSREGAKPEESFIVIRLAGPTELRHGELTNRRTAKFHARAKGLAMWTSNDGQSWDKVWTSEKPAATWSFDLPAGTKAQYIKLGLENGGTFHLDQAVFFGSRLPNSEPVNQK is encoded by the coding sequence ATGCCGATCCGCTACCGGACATCCCAAAACGTCGCATTCACCGTGGCCCTTCTCTCGCTCGCCCTGCTCGGGCACGCTCTGCTTGGCGGGGCTGTGCAAGCGGAATCGATTCAGCTTCGCGACGGGCAACGTGTAGCCCTGGTTGGCAATAGTACCGCAGAGCGGATGAACTTGTTTGGGAATTTGGAAACCCTTCTTCAATTACGTACTCACGATCAACGCATTCAGTTCCGTAACTTTGGTTGGCCCGCCGATGAAGTCGCCAATCAACAGCGCCCGGGGAATTACACGCTGATCGACGACCCATTCAAAGTATATGGTGCTGACTTTTTTCTTTGCTTTTTTGGATTCAACGAATCGTTCGCGGGTGACTCACCCGAAGCGATCGAAACGTTCGTTGCCAATTATCGTGCGTATCTGAGCAAGATTACCACTGAATTTACCGTTGACGGGCGAAAGCCATCGTTCATCTTGGTCACCCCGATCGCATTTGAATCGACGGGAAACCGTTTGCATGCGGACGCGGTCTCGCGCAACGCGATTCTAGCCAAGTACGCCGAAGCGGTTCGCCAGCTTGGAAAGTCCGAGAATTATCGGGTCGTCGACGTCTTTGCATCGACCCAAGAATTGTTCTCTCGCGAACCGGGGGCGCAGTTCACGATCAATGGGATTCATTTGAATGAACAGGGCGATGTGGAACTCGCGCGTATGATTGACGCCCAATTGTTCGACGAACCGGCGCCGCAAGTCGACGGAGCACAAATGGAAAAGCTTCGCACCGCGATCAACGACAAATCATGGTTGCACCTGCAAGACTATCGCATGCTAAACGGTTGGTATGTCTATGGGGGTCGACGCACCTGGGATACGGAAACGTTTCCGACCGAGTTTCGCAAGATTCGCCAAATGGTCGCCGTTCGCGATCGCTACGTATGGGATATCGCCGCGGGACGACCGGTAGCCGATCAGCCTGACGATTCGGGGACCGGTGAGGTTTTCATTCCGGAAACCATGTTCGGATCTCGCGATGAAAAGTTCCGACAATTTCGCGAACCCAAGACGCTCGAGTATCCCACGCCCGAAGAATCGATTTCTCAGATGACCGTGCCGGAGGACTTCCGGGTGGAATTGTTTGCTTCAGAGCGAGAATTTCCGGAACTCGCCAACCCGACTCAACTAGCGTTTGACGAAAAAGGGCGATTGTGGGTTTCATGCATGGTGAACTATCCACAATGGTTGCCGGGGTCGTCGCGTCCGAGTGACCGCTTGTTGATTCTCGAAGACACCGATGGCGACGGGAAAGCTGATAAGTGCACGACGTTCTACGACAAATTGATTTGCCCCACGGGCTTCGAATTTTACGATGGTGGCGTGTTGGTCGTTGACGAACCACGGATCATTCACTTGAAGGATACCGATGGTGATGACCAAGCCGACGTCGTTGTGCACATGCTCGACGGACTCGCAACGGATGACACTCACCATACGATGGGGGCCTGGGAATTCTCGCATGGCGGTTTGATGTACATGCAAGAAGGCGTTTCGATGTCGACCACCTTGGAAACCCCCTGGGGGCCCTTCCGCAATCATGGACCTTCGGGATCATACGTGTGGGACATTGAATCGCTTAAGATCCGTCACTTCCGCACCCCTGCTTACGGAAATCCATGGTGTTTGGTTTTCGACAAATGGGGCATGGGGGTGATTGGTGACGGTACTGGGGCTCAACAGCACTGGTCGAGCTTGTTTTCGGGTGCTGCGGTTCGTTCGCGAAGCAGCGTGCAACCCATCTTCAACAATGAAGGCATGCGGCCTGCGGTGGGCAGCGAATTTTTGACCTCGCGTCACTTTCCCGAAGCCTATCACGATCACTTTATCTATGCCTGCGTGATCAACATGCATGGGATGCCCAAGTTCACGATCGAAGATGAACCGGGAACGGCCGGTTTCACCGGAAAGCGAATCGAGGATTTGCTCTCCTCGACGGACATGTTCTTCCGCCCGGTCGATCCCAAAGTCGGTCCCGATGGGGCGGTGTGGTTCGGCGATTGGTGCAACGCGCTGATTGGACACATGCAGTATTCCCAACGCGATCCGAACCGAGATCATGAGCATGGGCGTGTCTATCGCATGGTCTACGACAAAAAGCCGCTCATCGAGCCTGTTTTGCAAGACAAGAAAAGCGTCGATGAATTGCTCGAGCAACTCAGCACCTACGAGCTTCGAACTCGCTATCGCGTTCGTCGTGCCTTGCATGACCGCGATGAAAACGAAGTGCTAACCAAGGCGTCCGCGTGGTTAGGTGATTCCAACGATCCGATGCGAATGTGCGAAGTGCTCTGGTTGCAAGAGTTCTTTCATCAGGTTGATCCCGCGTTGGTCAACCGGATCATGAAAAGCGAGGACTTTCATGCTCGCAGTGCCGCCATTCACGTGGTCGGCAACCAATGGGAATGGATGGAGAATCCAAACGAAATTTTGCGTCAATCGATTCTCGACGAGCACCCTCGCGTGCGACTCGAAACGCTTCGAGCGTTGAGTTTCCAGCAAACGATCGAGTCGGTCGAAATCTCGCTACGGATTTACGAGAACTCGCGTGATTCGTGGATCGACTACGTATTCGAGCACACGTTGCAAGCACTACGACCGGTCTGGGAAAAGGCCAGTGAAGATCCTGAGTACTTGGCAAGTTTGTCGCCTGAGTCGCAAAAAGTGCTTCGCGACTATCAGCATTCCACCGGTCCTGGACGCGACATCTACGTGCCACTTCGCACGGTCATGAACCCGGATAAAAAATCCGAGCATGACAAGGCACTCGCGAAACTCGTTGCCGCGGGTGGGGGAAGCATGGACAATGGTTCGAAGGTGTTCGAACGCGCCTGTGCCGCATGTCACTTGCATGGCAAGTTGGGCAAAGAGTTCGGTCCCAAGTTGACGGACGTCGGAAGTCGCTTCTCGCGAGAGCAACTGATTCGTTCGATCGTTTGGCCGAATGAAGAAATCTCCAAAGGCTTCGAAACCGTTCAAGTCCTGACCTACGATGGGCAACCTTTTGCCGGGTTCATCCTGGCTGAGGATGAAACAACGTTGACGCTCGGCATCGCCAACGGCAAGGTTGAAAAGATTGACAAGGAAGAGATCGAAATTCGCAAGGAAATGAAGGCCAGTAGCATGCCCGAAGGTTTGCTAGAAACGATTTCGCCTGGTGAGTTTTTGGACCTGATTGCCTTTCTCAATGATGGTTGGATTTCGACCGATGCCAACAAGCAGCTGAAGTTGCGAAAGCACGGTGAGTTTGAAGAGGTCTCGCGCGATGCTCAATTGAAGCTTGGAGCTAGCTTCCAGAGTCAATACTCCGAAGAAGCTTCATTGTTCTTGAGCGGCAAATCACCGAAAAAGTTTGATTTCGCGTTTCATTCTCGCGAGGGCGCCAAACCCGAGGAGTCCTTCATCGTCATCCGTTTGGCCGGCCCCACAGAGTTGCGTCATGGGGAGCTTACCAATCGCCGCACCGCTAAGTTCCATGCTCGTGCAAAAGGGTTGGCGATGTGGACTAGCAACGATGGGCAATCGTGGGACAAGGTTTGGACGAGCGAGAAACCCGCTGCGACGTGGTCTTTCGATTTACCCGCGGGAACCAAGGCTCAGTACATCAAGTTGGGACTTGAGAACGGTGGCACATTCCACCTCGATCAAGCCGTCTTTTTCGGAAGTCGTTTGCCTAACTCTGAACCGGTAAACCAAAAGTAA